In Deltaproteobacteria bacterium, the sequence GTGAGAATTGCGGGCTAACGCTTCCTGTCGGGGTACGCGGCCGACAGGCGGTCGATTTCGGATTGCACGGCGTCGCGCAGCTCCGCGGGGGCGATGACGGCCGCTTCCCCGCGCTCCTGGAGGACGAGGCCGAGGACCCACAGGACCCGCGCTTCGGGAATCTCGAGGACCGCCGAGCCGTCCAGCCCGAACTGGACCCGCTGTTCGGGATGCCATCGCTGCGCTGAAATCCGATCGGCCCTTCCGGGGGAAAACCGGATCCGCACGCCGCGCGCCATTCCACCGCGGAAAATCGCCGTCCCCCTGCGGGCGGCGGCATCCGCAGCGGCCGCCATCGCCGAATGAACGAAATGCCGGCCCGTGACCTCGACCCTCCGCATGCGCGCAAGGGGATAAGCGCAGACACCCTTCTTTTTCCCGGCATGCGCGAGAAGAACCCAGTTTCCGTGCGCGAAATGAAGCCCCAGCGGCTCGGCTTCGAAACCGCGCCCGGAGGCCTCTCCGTCTTCGTAAGGATGGAAGTGGATGCGCACCGCCAGCTTACGGAGAATCGCGCGAAGCATGTCGAAGAATATCCTTTCGGGAATATCGGCCCTCTGCCCGATATCGAACGAAACCGCGTCTTCCAGTTTTTCGAGGAGCGGTGAACGGAACATCTCGTCGAGCCGCGCGGAAATGGATTCGGCCTCCGCCTTCAGCGGGGGACGGATTTCCCGGAACAACCGCCTCGCGTAAAGCAGGGCGACGAGTTCCTCCTTGCGGAAGAAGGCGGACGGAAGGTCGAACGACTTGTCGCCGTAAGCGTAGCCTTTTCCGCCGTGAAGATGCTTCAACGGAGCCTGCAGGCGGTCTCGCATCGCCTCGATATCCCGCTGGGCGGTCCGGAGGGAAACATCGAAGCGCGCCGCCAGATCCGCGGACCGGGGATTGCGCCCCGCACGGAGCTGCTCGTCGAACCAAAGGATCCGCTCCATGGACATTTTGCAGCTACCCCCCCAGGTATGCCTCCCGGACTTTAGGCTCATTCTGCAATTCGGCGGCATTCCCCTGCAAGACGATATTCCCCGCCTCCAGCACGTACGCCCTGCCGGCGATCGCCAGCGCCATGGAAGCGTTCTGCTCCACCAGCAGGATGGCGACGCCTTTGCGGTTCACCTCTTCGATCATGTCGAATATCTCCCCCACCAGGAAGGGAGAAAGGCCCATCGAAGGCTCGTCCAGCAGCATCAGCGCCGGCCTGGCGACCATGGCGCGGCCGATCGACAGCATCTGCTGCTCCCCGCCCGAAAGCGTGCCCGCGACCTGCCTGGATCGTTCTTTCAGCCTCGGGAACAGCGAATAGACCTGCTCCATGTCTTTCCTTACTTCCTGCGCGGATTTCCTGGTGTATCCCCCCAGCTCCAGGTTCTCCGAAACCGTCATGTTGGCGAATACGCCCCGTCCTTCGGGAACGTGGGCTATGCCCATCCTGGCGATCCTGTGCGGCGGCTTGCCGGTTATGTCCGCCCCTCCGAACAGGACCCTTCCCATGCGCGGTGAAACGACTCCGGAGACGGCCTTCAATACGGTGGATTTTCCCGCTCCGTTCGCGCCGATCAGCGAAACGATTTCCCCTTTGCCCACTTCAAGTGAAAGATCTCGCAACGCCGGCATGCTTCCGTAATATACGCTTATTTTATCTATAATTAGAATCAATTTCCGACCTTATCCATTAAGTTCCGGGTCGCGTTTGAAACCCCGGCCGAGATACGCTTCGATAACCCGGCGGTCGTTCCGTATTTCTTCGGGCGTCCCTTCGGCGATCACCGTACCGAAATCAAGCACGATCAGCCGTTCGCATATCCCCATCGCGAGCCTCATCTGGTGCTCGATCAGCAGGATCGACAGGCCGAAACGCTTCCTGATTCCCGTGAGAAATTCCATCAACGCCCTTACTTCCGACGGATTCATGCCCGCGGCGGGTTCGTCGAGAAGAAGCACTTTCGGCCGGGTGGCGAGCGCCCTTGCGATTTCAAGCCTGCGCTGATCCCCGTAAGGAAGGCTGCCGGCGAGGTCGTCCTTCCGTACCTGGAGCGAAAACATGGACAGCAGGTCCATGGCCTTTTCCCGCAGCTCCCTTTCTCCCTCGTCGTATCTCCCCGCGCGGAACAGTGCCGAATACAGGCCGTACGGCGCGCCGGGATGGAGAGCCGTGCGCACATTGTCCATGACCGTGAGGTTCCGGAAGAGGCGGATGTTCTGGAATGTGCGTGCGATCCCCATCGCCAGGATGCGGTGGGGGGCAAACCCGGATATCGTCTTCCCGGAAACCGCAACCGTGCCTTCGTCCGGCCGGTAGATACCGGTCACTACGTTGAACACCGTGGTCTTACCGGAACCGTTCGGCCCGATCAGCCCTGCAAGTTCTCCCTCGCGCAGGCGCAGGTCCACGCCCGACAACGCCATTATGCCGCCGAAATGTTTCGTGATGCCCTTGACCTCGAGCATCATCCCTCCGTTCCGTCCCGGAAAAACCGGAACTCCCGGAATCCGAACAGGCCCTGCGGGCGAAGAAGCATCGTCACGATCAGGAGGACCGGGATCAGCACCCAGCGGAATTCGATGAATTCGGAGGGGAGAACGACCCTCAATACCTCCAGCAGGAAGATCCATCCGAAGGATGCGACCAGCGTGCCGCTGATGTTTCCGAGGCCGCCGAGAACGACGATCACCAGGACGTCGACCGATTTGAAGAAATCGAAATTGCCGGGATGAAGGAAGGTGTACAGGTGCGCGTAGAGGCCGCCCGCCATGCCCGCCAGGCCGCAGCCGGCGACGAATCCCGCCAGCTTGTACAGGAACGTGTCTATGCCGACCGATTCCGCCGCGATTTCGTCTTCCCGGATCGAAACGAGCGCCCTGCCGAAACCGGAGCGGACGAGGTTTCTCACCGCGACCGCGACGATCCATAGGGAGGCGACGCACCACGCGGCGTTGGTCATCTTCGCGATGCCCGTCATTCCCCTCGCGCCGCCCGCCATCGGAAGGAAGCTGTCGGCGTTGTCGAACAGCACTTTCATGATGATGCCGAATCCTAAAGTGGCGATGCCCAGATAATCCGACGTCAGCCGCAGCACGGGAAGGCCGACAAGCAAAGCGACCGCCGCCGCGCCTGCAGTGCCGGCAGCCAGCGAAACAAGGAAGACCGCCTGCGATTCCCCGCCGGCGGATTTCATCACGCACGCCGCGGTATAGGCGCCGATCCCGTAGAAAGCGGCGTGACCCAGCGAAAACAGGCCGGTGAACCCGTAGATCAGGTTCAACCCCAACGCCGAGATGGACATGATGCAGGCAAGCTGGAAGATCTGGATCCAGTACGGATTGACGATGCCGGTCGCTTCCAGAAGGTATCCCGCCGCCGCCGCGGCCGCAAAGGCAGCGGCATTCCGTGCGAAGGATGCGATGCGTCCGGCGCCGGTCAAACCTTTTCCGTCCGCCGGACGCCGAGGATCCCCGTGGGGCGCAACAACAGGACGGCGATCAGGATCACGAAGGCGATTCCGTCACGGTAAGTGGAAGACAGGTACGCGGCGGTAAGGGTTTCCGATTGCCCCATGATGAGTGCCCCCAGCACCGCCCCCGGAATGCTTCCGATGCCGCCGAGCACGGCCGCGGTGAAAGCCTTGAGGCCCGGCATGACTCCCATGAAGGTATTGATCTGCGGATATGCGATGCCGTACAGAACGCCTCCCACCCCCGCCAGTGCGGCCCCGAGCCCGAACGTGAACGAAATCACCATGTTGACGTTCACACCCATCAACCCCGCCGTCACATGGTCGTAAGAGACCGCCCGCATCGCCTTCCCCATGCGGGTCCGGAATACGACGAACTGGAGGATCGCAAGGCAACAGAGCGTCACCGCGAAGATAATAACCTGGATGTTGGTCAGTGATACCCCGCCCGCTTCCCATGAGGTGACGGGAAACGGCCTCGGGAAAGAGTAGTAATTCGGGCCGAAGACCTGCCGCAGCGACGTGAAGTATTCCAGGAACAGCGACATGCCGATGGCGGTGATAAGGGACGCGATCCTTGGCGCTTCACGCAGGGGCCGGTAGGCGACCCGCTCCATCGCGACCGCCACGAGGGCGCACCCGAATACGGCAAGGAGGAAGACGGCGGGAAGGGGCAGGCCGAATTTTTCGATCGCGTACAGGCCGAGGAACGCGCCCACCATGAAGACATCGCCGTGGGCGAAATTGATCAGCCTGACGATGCCGTACACCATGGTGTATCCGAGGGCGATCAGCGCATAAACGAATCCTGTCTGAAGACCGTTAAGAAACTGTTGAAGAAAGTATTCCACACGGGTTCACCGTCAGGGATTCACCACCTTGAGGTATTTCTGCCTGCCGTTTACGATCTGCAGGATCACGGCGCTCTTGACGGCGTTGCCGTTGTCGTCCATCCCGGCCTCCCCCGTCACTCCCTTGTATCCCTTGATGGATGCGAGCGCCTGCCGGATCCTGGCGGGATCGTCGCTGTTGGCCTTCCGGATCGCTTCAAGCAGGAGGTTCGTGGCGTCGTAGGCGAGCGTTCCGAGCGCGTCCGGCGTCTGCCCGAACTTTTCCTTGTACTTCTTCACCCAGTCGACCACTTCGGGGCGCGTGTCTTCGGGCGAGTAATGGTTCGAGAAATACCCGCCTTCAACGGCGTTCCCGGCGATCTTCACCAGGTCCGGCGAATCCCACCCGTCGGGGCCGATAAGCGAGGTCTGTATACCCTTCTCCCTTGCCTGTTTCGCGATCAGCCCGACCTTGTTGTAATAGTCCGGCAGGAATATCACGTCCGGCGAGGCGGCCTTCACCTTCGTGAGCAAGGCGGAGAAGTCCACGTCGTCCTTGCCGTACGATTCGTAGGAGACGACCTTTCCGCCCATGGACCGGAATGCGTCGCCGAAATATTCCGCGATCCCCC encodes:
- a CDS encoding WYL domain-containing protein is translated as MERILWFDEQLRAGRNPRSADLAARFDVSLRTAQRDIEAMRDRLQAPLKHLHGGKGYAYGDKSFDLPSAFFRKEELVALLYARRLFREIRPPLKAEAESISARLDEMFRSPLLEKLEDAVSFDIGQRADIPERIFFDMLRAILRKLAVRIHFHPYEDGEASGRGFEAEPLGLHFAHGNWVLLAHAGKKKGVCAYPLARMRRVEVTGRHFVHSAMAAAADAAARRGTAIFRGGMARGVRIRFSPGRADRISAQRWHPEQRVQFGLDGSAVLEIPEARVLWVLGLVLQERGEAAVIAPAELRDAVQSEIDRLSAAYPDRKR
- a CDS encoding ABC transporter ATP-binding protein; its protein translation is MLIIDKISVYYGSMPALRDLSLEVGKGEIVSLIGANGAGKSTVLKAVSGVVSPRMGRVLFGGADITGKPPHRIARMGIAHVPEGRGVFANMTVSENLELGGYTRKSAQEVRKDMEQVYSLFPRLKERSRQVAGTLSGGEQQMLSIGRAMVARPALMLLDEPSMGLSPFLVGEIFDMIEEVNRKGVAILLVEQNASMALAIAGRAYVLEAGNIVLQGNAAELQNEPKVREAYLGG
- a CDS encoding ABC transporter ATP-binding protein, which codes for MMLEVKGITKHFGGIMALSGVDLRLREGELAGLIGPNGSGKTTVFNVVTGIYRPDEGTVAVSGKTISGFAPHRILAMGIARTFQNIRLFRNLTVMDNVRTALHPGAPYGLYSALFRAGRYDEGERELREKAMDLLSMFSLQVRKDDLAGSLPYGDQRRLEIARALATRPKVLLLDEPAAGMNPSEVRALMEFLTGIRKRFGLSILLIEHQMRLAMGICERLIVLDFGTVIAEGTPEEIRNDRRVIEAYLGRGFKRDPELNG
- a CDS encoding branched-chain amino acid ABC transporter permease produces the protein MTGAGRIASFARNAAAFAAAAAAGYLLEATGIVNPYWIQIFQLACIMSISALGLNLIYGFTGLFSLGHAAFYGIGAYTAACVMKSAGGESQAVFLVSLAAGTAGAAAVALLVGLPVLRLTSDYLGIATLGFGIIMKVLFDNADSFLPMAGGARGMTGIAKMTNAAWCVASLWIVAVAVRNLVRSGFGRALVSIREDEIAAESVGIDTFLYKLAGFVAGCGLAGMAGGLYAHLYTFLHPGNFDFFKSVDVLVIVVLGGLGNISGTLVASFGWIFLLEVLRVVLPSEFIEFRWVLIPVLLIVTMLLRPQGLFGFREFRFFRDGTEG
- a CDS encoding branched-chain amino acid ABC transporter permease, which gives rise to MEYFLQQFLNGLQTGFVYALIALGYTMVYGIVRLINFAHGDVFMVGAFLGLYAIEKFGLPLPAVFLLAVFGCALVAVAMERVAYRPLREAPRIASLITAIGMSLFLEYFTSLRQVFGPNYYSFPRPFPVTSWEAGGVSLTNIQVIIFAVTLCCLAILQFVVFRTRMGKAMRAVSYDHVTAGLMGVNVNMVISFTFGLGAALAGVGGVLYGIAYPQINTFMGVMPGLKAFTAAVLGGIGSIPGAVLGALIMGQSETLTAAYLSSTYRDGIAFVILIAVLLLRPTGILGVRRTEKV
- a CDS encoding ABC transporter substrate-binding protein; this encodes MEGPMKKLAAVAAAALLLAGCKPQASNEIRIGLITPLTGDVKTYGESVRNAFGIAVDEANRAGGVAGMKIVPIVEDDRNDPTEAANAATKLIKQDRVRAIVGSVTSKATIPVSDIAQGSKIPAITPSATNPKVTVADGKRKDFMFRACFIDPFQGRVMAKFARESLFKEKAAVLYDASNDYSRGIAEYFGDAFRSMGGKVVSYESYGKDDVDFSALLTKVKAASPDVIFLPDYYNKVGLIAKQAREKGIQTSLIGPDGWDSPDLVKIAGNAVEGGYFSNHYSPEDTRPEVVDWVKKYKEKFGQTPDALGTLAYDATNLLLEAIRKANSDDPARIRQALASIKGYKGVTGEAGMDDNGNAVKSAVILQIVNGRQKYLKVVNP